CAATAATATGATCctcaaataacataattaacatCAACAATATTAGCAGCTGCATTCGCTAAATATTCTTGTCTAAACCTAACAACAAAAACAGTGCTGTACCTATTCTTTAAAATGCTGTGATCTTTCGTCGAAAGTTCTCTTTACAGAAGTAAATacatttcataaattatattatgtaaaaacgTGACTTGTATAAAgcagtataaaatataacatttacatCATGATCTTTGCGTCCTTATGCCCAAAAAATTGcgaacacaaaaataaagatCCGAACATAAGATTTCAGTCGACTACCTCTACAACTActtcaatatataaaaatattgcattggTTATTTACATCGATATAAAACTCTAATCCTCCGTCCTGTATCGCAAACAACGATCGATACCCACCCGAGTACTTCGTTTATCGCTGATATGACCGGACCGCAAGTTAAGGCAATTAGTTGATAAAGGGAAATTCGCTAATTTATTaccaaaattatatatttattggatCTGGGCTGTACGAATGTGTGGTCACAGGCGATGAAGCCCCGTAATCCGGGGTCGTAGGTGTCGTGCTAGGAGGGGAATCAATAGGCTTCGTCAGCACTGGCGCCACGTACTCCGGGAATCTGACACTAGACTCCTCCTGCAGGGGCGCCGGAGGGGTGCAGCTCGGGAATGGACTTAGTAACAAAAATGTTCCAAAGGCTACAATAGATGCCATGATTAGAATAATGGTTCTAGCTTCGAAGCCTGCCCTCAAGCCGGCCCAAGCGGCCATGTTAATGAGTAGCAGTAGAACTGACACTCGAATGAGTCGTACGGCTGTAGCGTGGATCCTCCCACCGCCGACACCGCTCATGTCACACGGACCATACGCGAAGTATAGATTGTGTTTATCGCCCACGTGTTTGAGCATCATGTATAACAAGCCGAACGGCGCGATCAATGGGCACGCGAGGCTATACACCATTGTAATTGAGAAAATAGCTATGCTCCAAGCATAATGGACTCCAAATGGAAACTCGTAAAGAATGGCTCGCTTTACGTAGCTCTTCTCCGCCTTTGACTTGGATTGCAACAAATACCATACATAGAGAAACAATTCCGGAAAACGGATCAATTCTAACGCAGTACCGATCAGGCCAGAGGTGATGACGTAATTGACGAAGAATGCGCCTTTGTCAGGCAAGAACACGCAATCCCAGCGCATCGTGTCATTCTCATGATGTATCGTCCACGTCACAAACGCTTCAGCACTGGCTAGACCCAGAGAAGGTAAGATAAGAGTCATCAACAGAAGGTATGAAACAGTTTTGGTCATGATGGAGTAGTTTTGTTGTGACTTGGTCCAATGGGACAGAAATTTATCAGAAAATGCAACAATTGCAGGCATGACAGCAGCCATGGTCCAGAGCAGCAGGGTGGGCAGGAACTCAAAGATTACAGTACTTATTTTGCCAAGAGATTCAGGTTTAGCAACCATGGTGTTAAAAAGATTGACAATAATTGCAGGGGTAGTTAAAAAGAATAGcacaataaataagaaaaagttGACAACAATAGCCTTGAGGTACCAGACTCCAGGTTGCACACTTAAATTTTCCCAAATTATGTCAGAGGGATTGGTTGCATGAGACAACACCCAACCACGATGCAGACTAAAGTTGTTGATCACATGTTCAGCAAGCTGGTATGAAGGTAAAGTCAAGAAGGCAATGCCAAGAGGATCATTTAGTACCATAGCTCTGCATCTTTTTGCTTCATCTTTCAGTCTCTTTTCTTCATTTGTATAGAATTCCAGTGCATCTATTTCTGGTCCACACCATGCTGGCTTCACAGTAATGCGTTTCCCAGTCTTCTTGAAGTATGTGTCTGTATATATAAGAGCTTCAGTCACCATGTCTTTCTTCTCTTGCACATCATTTAGCAGGTTGATATTGTATGCAAGACGGAGATCCACTATCTGTATGTGGGGGAAGTTGTGAGCAAAGTATGCTCTGATGGTAGACTCATTTCTATCAGCCTTTGATATGTTTGTGATCATTATTGTGCCAGTCATGGATGTTGGCACTGGCTTGCGGCCTGTGCATCTCCTCATTATCAACACAGATATGGGCAGAAAGGAGATGCTGATGAGAGTATGTACCCATAGCCAGTTTGATCTTCCAGTAAGATTTGACAATGTAGTTCTACTAAAAGTGCTGGAATCAACATTTAAATTGGTGCCTTGGAAGTTTATGGGCAGGATCAGGCCAATAGAAACTAGTGTAACAATGAACATTAATGTTATTGCATGTCTTTGGAAGGAGAGGTAGTGGACAGCATCAGGGCCGCACTTGGCCAGTACCTGCTCTCGGGTGAGGCGGAACACGGCCGGTAGCCACGTAAAGAACCCTTCGTCTATGTTGACAGCCTCCTCCGCGCTGCGCCTCCTGTTGACCAGCGCGTCGCCGTCGCCGCCGCGGTAGAACAAGTTAGTCCACCGACTCTTTGTGCGCTGTACGAGCGCCATTCGCCCGTAGTTCCATGCCGTCCGCCGCAGCACGGTGAATAAAACTATGAGGCATGACCACGACACCAAGTTGAGTATTAGGGTTTGGGGAATACCGTTGTACGCTCCTGTTATTATCACATTTTGCGTAGTATTCACCAACATACACCCTTCATCATCGGTTCCATTACCGCTCGAGCCGTTTGCAACTAGGGAATATGACACTATGTTTGTATAACGATTCATTTTCTATGTCGCAACACGGGCAGTCAGTCAGGCGATACAAGAGAAAGTATTTACATAATGAGAATCCAACTATTCCACAAAATTCACTGACACTTCACAGAAAACTCACTTGAGTACACCTGTGTACTCGAATTTGGCTACCATCTGGAAATTCTATTGTTGTCAGATAAATTGGATcaaaagataacaaaataaatgacgTTTTACTGTAACACTGCCGTTGAAGGAActcacagacagacagaaattGTCAAAATCGAAATCGCCACAGATTAGCGAATATTTTGTTCCTAATCAAAAACTATGCCGCATATATCACAAAAATTGAGGATCGTTCCAGTCGCTGCCACGTTTATTGTCTTGCTCTTTTGCACTTACGCATACTTTAATTAGTGGAAAGGAAACATAATACAATAAATTCGAACCACCGAACCACTCACTCTGCGCTGTCAATGTCAACAATGTCATATTTTAGAGTTGCGACATAAGCGTCTGGGATTTTGTTACGACTACGAGTAACTTAATCGGAACGTAACATTATCAAGGAAGATAATACTTCGTAGACATGTCCGTATAATTTTCAGTGTGAAGTTTcatgaatttcaaataaaaaatactgaccGTTTAGCGTAAAATCAACCTAATACCTACgtttctcatttattttataaaataacactatACGTTAAAATAATACTACGAATAAGTTTTTACCCTAGACTACTGAAATTTACAATATCTTTAATGTGATTCAAAAGAAGTAACAATGGTCAGTATGTATAACTAAAAATTTGCCCTCCACATGAAACTTATAATTGTGtaacttttatgttttgtaaagtaatcatctaattatttattcatcaacatcatataaaattaaagtcaAGGCAGCATAACTTTTTGTGGATCTcagttttttaaaataagagagttatttttaaaattacttttcagAAAGTTAAGATTAAATTTATTCATTCGTGAAGTAAAAAAGCAGAATCCAAAATAATTAGCTTTACTCAAAAGTggattgaaataataataataagtcaaCTATCAAACAAATATCACTGAGACACTGAATATTAAACGAATGTATCAAGCTACAGTATTcttcatcgatatatatgtactacgtactagatagaacgttccgaacaaaaagcttaagacactgaactgcagtgcagactatgcagtgcccaaaatggcaaatcagagcgattttgacaggcgtcagatggatgtctatgaaacgacaattataaaatagaaaatacatatcaaggtataaacttacacatataaactattcgagagtcaagttagtaaaattacacgctgttcatgctattacaacgcttgtatatcatacttttcatttataattcaattttacaaatatgcattaatttgttcccgcccgccatcttaaattatggattaagaaaatcgtgcagaaacagatgtgccataaaactggcagtaggtaaaatatcaatgaaaacagacttcactttgtcatggtatgttcttactttcaagaaaaaataattaaattcgcgaaaatttgtgatagccctcttaagaaaaaaaacatcgtaattaatattaaaaactctaaaaataagttcctggttttaatatattacatgattttgcattcaattagatataaataaactttttgatatattacatgattttgaattcacttagatataaactttttgagtaatgaaaaatttaggcaaaatacgagcgacacatcagcaattaacatcaatgaggatgactacatgtcacaatacgtcaacgagatgtcaacagacgacataagcgggtaaattatttgtatggatgttcttgtctatcgctagaatatatgtcaatggtaTTCTTTAACTGTAGATCTATACGAAGTATTAACTTATAGATACGAAGTATTTTAAAACCAATGTCACACCTCTAGCACTGTCagcgtttaatttttaaatgatatgtACGTTTAGTTTTTATGAGATTTAGGATTGTTTCtaagttcattaaaaatataagatttgATATAAAGTGTGTAGGTTCAGATAATAATTGACTTTATTGGTTTTGATTAattctgtaaataatgtaaaacatccttttagatttttattttgttaaaatgtgatgatttattttcttgttacagTTATTTCAGTCCATTACTACTTTCTGTGATAAAAAGCCCTACGAAAGAGATAGCAATAAACAATGTATTGAATGGATGAGACAGCTACACCGTACTTGAAATGAGAGAATAAAGAATGAATTTCTGAAATTCGTAACAAGTTCGACCGTTCGATTAACTtgttttgtgataattattttaatttgatgacttcttatttattagtaagtaaAGAATTATGGCAGACTTCGATTGGAACAATTATTTGGAAGTGAATAAAACTGTCGCTGTTCCTGAAGAATTATTTTCTCATGtaagtttcaatttatttctttcatgttgtataatatatttttaagattgttttattaattttatattgttagtTCAATGTTATGTTATTCTTTATATCTTCCTTTAATGCGAAAACAAGGATCGAAAATTgagaaacattattttcaaacaaggatttataaaaatgtgtaccatcttaatttatttctatttttatcccatgaacattttatcaatggTGTTATTCTGTTGAATTACTTTCAAGTTCTGTTTGTAAGCAATTTGACTGTATTAAAATAACGAACTTGATAGggaaagtattttaataaatatgaaaccaTATGGTCatgaacataaaaaacaaaagtgataaaaaaattgtctgaAACTTGGATCATCCATTTATCTTGCCATCTTATTTTACATAGTTGGTAGAATAGTGATCCTAGTATCTACCCAGAgcttatttttagtattaaatgAAATGATTAAGGAAAAAGTGGCCAATTTACAGTTAGCAATGTGTGGCAACCAGTAGGTATCTAACCATGTTGACTCCATATTATACTGtctattaataacttaataaatcatttatttaggtacaatctgaaaaataatgtcatattaataaaattataacaaaaatattattataaagagttGCATTAAATTATGTCATTCTCTCAAAGTTCTCTTATATTATCTTTAGGTAGTCACTTGAAAGTGTTTCATGAAAAGTTAgctattcatttaaaaatctttctttcaagatttttttttattgtaactgTACAGAAATTAATAAGGAATATAATACtgctatattttgtttaattaatatggACAAGGTCTCTCTAATCTGACTGACCCTGAACAGCACattgcaatattaatattttctttccttAAAAAGTCTTAAATCCTATTTCATTTCAGTTGAGATTGAAGTTCAAAAGCTATTAAAGCTCTGTGTTATTTTactgatattaaattaacactATATTTTCTGTACcataattacaaatatttttattacataagctACAAGTTCCCTATTTTTTCCCTTTGTCCTGAATTgatagaaatattaaaatacaattatatatGTTTGATGGCATCAGTAAAAACACAATGTACAGAATAATAAACTATGCTTCTTCTGTTTAATGTTACTGCAATACTAaatgatgttttaaaaaaagttgtctttgttttcaaaacagttgtgatatgtttttaatgttaaaatggtGGTATTGCATACTAGCATAAAGCTTTTGATAACTATGtaattttggaatttttatagAACAAGCTTCttgtttgatttaaaataaagcaTCACTGTAAAAGAATTGCCTGCTGGCATGTATAATTTGTAtcacaagaaataaatatttcaaatattgtcCCTGTAGGTGGAAACCAGTCTCTACAATGGCATCAAACAGGGTATGTTGCTGGAAGTGTGTCATAAGAACAATCCAGACATCTACTGGATAGCAGAGATCACCATGGTCTGCGGGCACCTCCTGCGGATCAAGTTCATTGGCGCAGACAATGACTTCTGGTGCGACATATCTACAACAAAGGTGCATCCACTCGGCTGGTGCGGGAA
The window above is part of the Helicoverpa armigera isolate CAAS_96S chromosome 3, ASM3070526v1, whole genome shotgun sequence genome. Proteins encoded here:
- the LOC110381209 gene encoding CSC1-like protein 2: MNRYTNIVSYSLVANGSSGNGTDDEGCMLVNTTQNVIITGAYNGIPQTLILNLVSWSCLIVLFTVLRRTAWNYGRMALVQRTKSRWTNLFYRGGDGDALVNRRRSAEEAVNIDEGFFTWLPAVFRLTREQVLAKCGPDAVHYLSFQRHAITLMFIVTLVSIGLILPINFQGTNLNVDSSTFSRTTLSNLTGRSNWLWVHTLISISFLPISVLIMRRCTGRKPVPTSMTGTIMITNISKADRNESTIRAYFAHNFPHIQIVDLRLAYNINLLNDVQEKKDMVTEALIYTDTYFKKTGKRITVKPAWCGPEIDALEFYTNEEKRLKDEAKRCRAMVLNDPLGIAFLTLPSYQLAEHVINNFSLHRGWVLSHATNPSDIIWENLSVQPGVWYLKAIVVNFFLFIVLFFLTTPAIIVNLFNTMVAKPESLGKISTVIFEFLPTLLLWTMAAVMPAIVAFSDKFLSHWTKSQQNYSIMTKTVSYLLLMTLILPSLGLASAEAFVTWTIHHENDTMRWDCVFLPDKGAFFVNYVITSGLIGTALELIRFPELFLYVWYLLQSKSKAEKSYVKRAILYEFPFGVHYAWSIAIFSITMVYSLACPLIAPFGLLYMMLKHVGDKHNLYFAYGPCDMSGVGGGRIHATAVRLIRVSVLLLLINMAAWAGLRAGFEARTIILIMASIVAFGTFLLLSPFPSCTPPAPLQEESSVRFPEYVAPVLTKPIDSPPSTTPTTPDYGASSPVTTHSYSPDPINI